A window of the Cololabis saira isolate AMF1-May2022 chromosome 19, fColSai1.1, whole genome shotgun sequence genome harbors these coding sequences:
- the LOC133419156 gene encoding GTPase IMAP family member 4-like isoform X1, whose protein sequence is MVFLNREMECQCEHENAGDAAPDWWLSSNNAQMGAFAVVGYFLYRFSQTLPALVRWPIRVFCSLTGLSALWGWVSHLVRTLRGIQRLMKWLSRIWRFFARSIAGFSESQRDPTSGSAPNLTGEPSSTSNKPGLRLILLGPAGGGRTSLADSLLGSREVRASVDALMVSTRRRGVMDGRELTLIDTPDVLGTSLENDRRAREALRSLQLTSPGPHAFLLVIRAAGSSVGSDAVQAVQATMKLFGEGVTGHIIPVLTHVDRLGGKQTVDELMESDAGSLKRAVSMCGQTPVLVEEGPDLPPQAQSVLRRHLVGRVMEMKELQGLFVHELQRREDHLQEELLADMSSTLAGKLGHV, encoded by the exons ATGGTGTTTTTGAACAGAGAAATGGAGTGTCAGTGTGAACACGAGAACGCTGGGGATGCTGCTCCGG ATTGGTGGTTGAGCAGCAACAACGCGCAGATGGGAGCGTTTGCCGTGGTGGGGTATTTCCTCTACAGATTCTCTCAGA CTCTCCCAGCTCTGGTCCGGTGGCCCATTCGTGTCTTCTGCTCTCTGACTG GTCTGTCGGCTCTGTGGGGCTGGGTGAGCCACCTCGTCAGGACCCTCCGCG GAATCCAACGCCTGATGAAATGGCTGTCTCGGATTTGGCGTTTTTTTGCCC GGTCCATAGCAGGATTTTCGGAGTCTCAGAGAGATCCGACGAGTGGCAGTGCTCCGAACCTAACAGGGGAACCTTCCAGCACCTCCAACAAACCGGGCCTGAGGTTGATCCTCCTGGGGCCTGCAGGCGGAGGACGGACCTCTCTAGCAGACTCTCTGTTGGGCAGTAGAGAGGTGAGGGCATCTGTGGATGCTCTAATGGTGAGCACTAGACGGAGGGGAGTCATGGACGGACGGGAGCTTACACTGATTGACACCCCAGATGTTTTGGGAACATCACTGGAAAACGACAGAAGAGCCAGGGAAGCTCTCAGAAGTCTGCAGCTCACGAGTCCTGGCCCACACGCCTTTCTGCTGGTGATCCGGGCTGCCGGCTCCAGCGTGGGAAGTGATGCCGTCCAAGCCGTCCAAGCCACCATGAAGCTGTTCGGAGAGGGGGTTACAGGACACATCATCCCAGTGCTAACTCATGTAGACCGCCTGGGTGGGAAGCAGACTGTGGATGAGCTGATGGAGTCCGATGCAGGGAGTCTGAAAAGGGCCGTATCCATGTGTGGCCAGACACCAGTGCTCGTGGAAGAGGGGCCAGACCTCCCGCCACAGGCGCAGAGCGTGTTGCGCAGGCATCTGGTGGGGCGTGTGATGGAGATGAAAGAGCTCCAGGGGCTTTTTGTCCATGAGCTGCAGAGGAGGGAGGACCACCTCCAGGAGGAACTGCTGGCTGACATGTCCTCTACACTGGCCGGAAAACTGGGACACGTTTGA
- the LOC133419156 gene encoding GTPase IMAP family member 4-like isoform X2: protein MECQCEHENAGDAAPDWWLSSNNAQMGAFAVVGYFLYRFSQTLPALVRWPIRVFCSLTGLSALWGWVSHLVRTLRGIQRLMKWLSRIWRFFARSIAGFSESQRDPTSGSAPNLTGEPSSTSNKPGLRLILLGPAGGGRTSLADSLLGSREVRASVDALMVSTRRRGVMDGRELTLIDTPDVLGTSLENDRRAREALRSLQLTSPGPHAFLLVIRAAGSSVGSDAVQAVQATMKLFGEGVTGHIIPVLTHVDRLGGKQTVDELMESDAGSLKRAVSMCGQTPVLVEEGPDLPPQAQSVLRRHLVGRVMEMKELQGLFVHELQRREDHLQEELLADMSSTLAGKLGHV, encoded by the exons ATGGAGTGTCAGTGTGAACACGAGAACGCTGGGGATGCTGCTCCGG ATTGGTGGTTGAGCAGCAACAACGCGCAGATGGGAGCGTTTGCCGTGGTGGGGTATTTCCTCTACAGATTCTCTCAGA CTCTCCCAGCTCTGGTCCGGTGGCCCATTCGTGTCTTCTGCTCTCTGACTG GTCTGTCGGCTCTGTGGGGCTGGGTGAGCCACCTCGTCAGGACCCTCCGCG GAATCCAACGCCTGATGAAATGGCTGTCTCGGATTTGGCGTTTTTTTGCCC GGTCCATAGCAGGATTTTCGGAGTCTCAGAGAGATCCGACGAGTGGCAGTGCTCCGAACCTAACAGGGGAACCTTCCAGCACCTCCAACAAACCGGGCCTGAGGTTGATCCTCCTGGGGCCTGCAGGCGGAGGACGGACCTCTCTAGCAGACTCTCTGTTGGGCAGTAGAGAGGTGAGGGCATCTGTGGATGCTCTAATGGTGAGCACTAGACGGAGGGGAGTCATGGACGGACGGGAGCTTACACTGATTGACACCCCAGATGTTTTGGGAACATCACTGGAAAACGACAGAAGAGCCAGGGAAGCTCTCAGAAGTCTGCAGCTCACGAGTCCTGGCCCACACGCCTTTCTGCTGGTGATCCGGGCTGCCGGCTCCAGCGTGGGAAGTGATGCCGTCCAAGCCGTCCAAGCCACCATGAAGCTGTTCGGAGAGGGGGTTACAGGACACATCATCCCAGTGCTAACTCATGTAGACCGCCTGGGTGGGAAGCAGACTGTGGATGAGCTGATGGAGTCCGATGCAGGGAGTCTGAAAAGGGCCGTATCCATGTGTGGCCAGACACCAGTGCTCGTGGAAGAGGGGCCAGACCTCCCGCCACAGGCGCAGAGCGTGTTGCGCAGGCATCTGGTGGGGCGTGTGATGGAGATGAAAGAGCTCCAGGGGCTTTTTGTCCATGAGCTGCAGAGGAGGGAGGACCACCTCCAGGAGGAACTGCTGGCTGACATGTCCTCTACACTGGCCGGAAAACTGGGACACGTTTGA
- the LOC133419196 gene encoding desumoylating isopeptidase 1-like, with protein MDQTGSYPVKLHVYDLSRGMARQLSPLMLGKQLDGIWHTAIVVHGKEFFFVGEGISNCPPGGTPLGEPGSVVDLGVTEVPAEIFMEHLTSLAESTYSGDKYNLFEHNCNSFSNEVAQFLTGKKIPSYITDLPSEVLSTPFGQALRPLLDSVVINPGGNNITGQR; from the exons aTGGACCAAACGGGCTCCTATCCAGTGAAACTACATGTTTACGACCTGTCCAGAGGCATGGCCAGACAGCTGAGTCCTCTCATGCTTG GGAAACAGTTGGATGGGATATG GCATACAGCTATTGTGGTCCACGGAAAGGAGTTCTTCTTTGTTGGAGAAGGCATCAGCAATTGTCCACCA GGTGGCACTCCTCTGGGTGAGCCGGGCTCTGTGGTGGACCTGGGCGTCACTGAGGTGCCTGCAGAGATATTTATGGAGCATCTAACTTCCCTAGCCGAGTCCACTTACAG TGGTGACAAGTACAACTTGTTTGAGCACAACTGTAACTCTTTCAGCAATGAGGTGGCCCAGTTCCTTACGGGCAAAAAGATCCCATCATACATCACAGACCTTCCATCTGAAGTACTGTCCAC GCCATTTGGACAGGCTCTCCGCCCTTTATTGGATTCAGTCGTCATTAATCCTGGAGGCAACAACATAACTGGACAGCGCTAG
- the xrcc6 gene encoding X-ray repair cross-complementing protein 6, whose translation MAEWNAFYQNEDEEEDQEEDQPGGNYKITGRDSLVFLVDASKEMFIKGENGEPSNFDMTMQVVRTVYTSKIIGSHRDLVALVFYGTEQSKNPRNSFKHVYVFHDLDEPGAKRVQEVDALRGEKGAKLAAETMGSGETSLGDALWCCANLYSDIKLRLSLKRLMIFTCRDEPHAGDSAKDRQARTKATDLKETGVVIDLMHLMKPGGFDVSLFFRDVVSPPEDESELGLQLKPCDKLDDLQKRVRAKEQKKRALARLSLCLGEGLNVAVGIYAPAVSARKPPPVRLYRETNEPVRSKTRTFHTQTGSLLLPSEIKKAQVYGGKQIVMERDEVDAINKFDDPGLFLIGFKPMEKLKLHHHIRPSVFIYPEEDDVKGSACLFSALLKKCSERNVFALCRCIARRNNPPRFVALVPQKEEVDEGNVQITPPGFNAIYLPFADDVRPLDTPQCPTASQTQVDKMKKIVSKLSFKYRSDSFENPVLQKHYRNLEALALDMVAPEDSEDLIMPKDEQIDGRLGVLVQEFKDLVYPDDYNPVKPAAKRKTADSGGGAEKKPKVEVTEDELKVHIRSGTLGKLTVPVLKEACKQFGIRTTGTKKQELMDALIGQLRP comes from the exons ATGGCTGAGTGGAATGCTTTCTACCAgaatgaggatgaggaggaagaccAGGAGGAAGACCAGCCTGGAG GTAATTACAAGATCACGGGAAGAGACAGTCTGGTCTTCTTGGTTGATGCCTCCAAGGAAATGTTCATCAAAGGGGAAAATGGAGAGCCTTCTAACTTTGATATGACCATGCAG GTTGTGCGCACCGTGTACACCAGTAAGATCATCGGTAGTCACAGGGACCTGGTTGCTCTGGTTTTCTATGGTACAGAGCAGAGCAAAAACCCCAGGAACTCATTCAAACATGTTTACGTGTTCCACGATCTTGACGAACCAG GTGCAAAACGAGTGCAGGAAGTGGATGCTCTACGAGGGGAAAAGGGGGCCAAACTGGCTGCAGAAACCATGGGCAGCGGGGAGACGTCGTTGGGTGACGCTCTGTGGTGCTGCGCCAACCTCTACAGTGACATCaagcttcgcctgtcgctcaaGCGGCTCATGATTTTCACCTGTCGGGACGAACCGCACGCGGGCGACAGCGCCAAAGACCGACAAGCTCGCACCAAGGCTACTGACCTCAAAGAGACTG GTGTTGTTATCGATTTAATGCACCTGATGAAACCAGGTGGCTTTGACGTCTCACTCTTCTTTCGTGACGTTGTAAGTCCTCCAGAGGATGAGAGTGAGTTGGGGCTGCAGCTGAAGCCTTGTGACAAACTCGACGACCTCCAGAAGCGGGTGCGAGCAAAGGAACAGAAGAAGAGAGCCCTGGCCAG GTTGAGCTTGTGCCTCGGGGAGGGCCTGAACGTCGCAGTGGGAATCTATGCACCTGCTGTGTCCGCTCGGAAACCGCCTCCCGTCAGACTTTACAGGGAAACCAATGAACCAGTCCGCAGCAAAACCCGCACTTTTCACACCCAGACTGGCAGCTTGCTGCTTCCCAGTGAGATAAAAAAGGCCCAG GTGTATGGAGGGAAGCAGATAGTGATGGAGAGGGACGAGGTGGACGCCATCAATAAATTTGACGACCCCGGACTGTTTCTGATTGGATTCAAACCGATGGAAAAGCTCAAACTGCATCATCACATCCGGCCCTCCGTCTTCATCTATCCTGAGGAAGATGACGTGAAAG GCAGTGCATGTCTCTTCTCTGCGTTGTTGAAGAAATGCAGCGAGAGGAACGTGTTCGCCTTGTGCCGCTGCATCGCCCGCCGAAATAACCCGCCCCGATTTGTCGCCTTGGTGCCCCAGAAAGAAGAGGTCGATGAAGGGAACGTACAGATCACGCCACCAG GTTTCAATGCCATCTACCTACCGTTTGCTGATGACGTGCGACCTCTGGATACTCCTCAGTGTCCGACAGCCTCACAAACTCAGGTTGACAAGATGAAGAAGATCGTCTCGAAGCTCAGCTTCAAATACAG GAGTGATTCTTTCGAGAACCCAGTTCTCCAGAAGCACTACAGGAACTTGGAGGCCTTGGCTCTGGATATGGTGGCTCCGGAGGACTCAGAAGATCTCATCA TGCCCAAGGACGAACAGATTGACGGCCGTCTAGGTGTTTTGGTCCAAGAGTTTAAGGATCTAGTTTACCCTGATGACTACAACCCTGTGAAGCCAGCTGCTAAACGCAAAACAG CCGATAGCGGAGGTGGAGCTGAGAAGAAGCCCAAAGTTGAGGTGACCGAAGACGAGCTGAAGGTCCATATCCGAAGCGGCACTCTGGGAAAGCTGACCGTTCCCGTGCTGAAGGAGGCCTGCAAGCAGTTCGGGATCCGGACCACCGGCACCAAGAAGCAGGAGCTAATGgatgctctgattggtcagctGCGCCCGTGA